One segment of Erigeron canadensis isolate Cc75 chromosome 2, C_canadensis_v1, whole genome shotgun sequence DNA contains the following:
- the LOC122586573 gene encoding F-box/LRR-repeat protein At3g03360-like translates to MRELSSVIKSRKKQKMEKVEKVDEVVEPIDRISDLPEPIIHSILSFLRCPRDVARVSVWSKKWRSIWTSFFILDFDQKNFGDSGGYHDKKFINAVATRLEAMDCIQKFKISLCQPNLKLRTHMNRWIGAAIKKHVQELEIHVEAKSRNHYMLPDAGLSSRKLTSLRLYGCKFNNRMEIDLCNLKELSIKCSQVNADVIHSFIQSCPLIEDLRLVHCKKIGHLNISTLHKLRCLQLYECHGLVSVNIESLSLVSFIYCGKDPWECKVKVTGCDNLKDLTLKDPDLDEELFQELFVKYPNLEKLVLRECNRLKRLTILNSKLKELSVIRCRNLVEANIDAPNLSVLEYSGGRMPLSLTHIAGLHEAKLHICYRKNGAVILHELLDLLRRFENNGDWKLVVTSNKNITIHEELQEIQHLSSNELRIELIKSPMKVKGYVDNLLRMSKPKTLSLVSSSSSELLKFLKDKIMSRENNPKCCTYYSRKCWLHSIKDVTMAVFGRAEIGTSQSLEQTIFKFDWQS, encoded by the exons ATGAGAGAACTTTCCTCTGTTATCAAGAGTAGAAAGAAGCAAAAGATGGAAAAGGTTGAGAAAGTGGACGAGGTTGTTGAACCAATTGATCGAATTTCAGATTTGCCTGAACCCATAATACACAGCATCCTTTCTTTTCTACGCTGCCCAAGGGATGTTGCTCGAGTCAGTGTGTGGTCTAAGAAGTGGAGATCTATTTGGACTTCTTTCTTCATTCTAGACTTTGACCAAAAAAATTTTGGAGATTCTGGAGGATATCATGATAAGAAATTTATAAATGCTGTGGCAACCAGACTCGAGGCAATGGATTGCATACAAAAGTTCAAGATTTCTTTGTGCCAACCGAATTTAAAGTTGCGTACGCACATGAATCGTTGGATAGGTGCTGCTATAAAGAAACACGTCCAAGAGCTAGAGATTCATGTGGAAGCAAAGTCAAGAAACCATTACATGTTACCTGATGCTGGCCTTTCTTCCAGGAAGCTAACTTCACTGCGATTGTATGGTTGCAAGTTTAATAATCGTATGGAGATCGATCTATGTAACTTAAAAGAGTTATCAATAAAATGTTCTCAAGTAAATGCAGATGTGATTCATAGTTTCATTCAAAGCTGCCCTTTGATCGAGGATCTGAGACTAGTGCACTGTAAGAAGATAGGCCATCTGAACATTTCAACTCTTCATAAGCTTCGCTGTCTTCAGTTATATGAGTGCCATGGGCTCGTGTCGGTCAACATTGAGTCGCTCAGTCTTGTAAGCTTTATATACTGTGGGAAAGATCCATGGGAGTGCAAAGTAAAGGTGACAGGTTGTGATAATTTGAAAGATTTGACATTAAAAGATCCAGATTTAGACGAGGAGTTGTTTCAAGAATTGTTTGTGAAGTACCCTAACCTTGAAAAGTTAGTTCTGAGAGAATGTAACAGGCTCAAGCGTTTAACTATATTGAATTCAAAACTTAAAGAACTGTCGGTGATCCGATGCAGAAACCTTGTGGAGGCCAACATTGATGCACCAAATCTATCCGTGCTAGAGTATTCTGGTGGGAGGATGCCTTTGTCTCTCACTCATATTGCAGGTTTACATGAGGCAAAATTGCATATATGTTACAGAAAAAATGGGGCAGTCATTTTGCATGAGCTGCTGGACTTGTTAAGGAGGTTCGAGAACAATGGAGATTGGAAGCTGGTTGTTACCTCTAACAAG AATATAACTATCCATGAAGAATTACAAGAAATCCAGCATCTGTCATCCAATGAACTCAGGATAGAACTTATCAAGTCCCCAATGAAGGTGAAGGGTTATGTTGATAACTTACTAcgaatgtctaaaccaaagacTCTATCGTTGGTGTCATCTTCCAGTAGCGAGCTTTTAAAG tttcttaAGGATAAGATAATGTCGAGAGAAAACAATCCAAAATGCTGTACCTATTACTCAAGGAAGTGCTGGCTTCATTCCATCAAAGATGTAACGATGGCGGTGTTTGGAAGAGCTGAAATAGGAACATCTCAAAGTCTGGAACAGACTATATTCAAATTTGATTGGCAATCTTAA
- the LOC122586575 gene encoding jacalin-related lectin 19-like encodes MVKSIPLGPWGGNGGNSWDDGVHSGIRDITLVYSSCIDSIRVTYDSNGKPFAAKKHGGMGGTKSAQIKLKYPEEFLISVSGHCSPVVYGCGPVVRALTFKSNKRTFGPFGVEEGTPFSFLTNESHIVGFYGKSGWFLDSLGL; translated from the exons ATG GTTAAGAGTATACCCTTGGGGCCTTGGGGAGGAAATGGTGGCAATTCTTGGGATGATGGAGTACACAGTGGAATTAGAGATATCACCCTTGTATACAGTAGTTGCATCGATTCAATCCGCGTCACATATGATAGCAATGGTAAACCCTTTGCAGCTAAAAAACATGGTGGCATGGGCGGAACCAAAAGTGCCCAG ATTAAGCTGAAATATCCAGAGGAGTTCTTGATAAGTGTTAGCGGGCACTGTAGCCCTGTAGTTTATGGATGCGGCCCTGTGGTTCGAGCACTCACTTTCAAGAGCAACAAAAGGACGTTTGGGCCATTTGGGGTTGAAGAAGGAACACCCTTCAGTTTCTTGACAAATGAAAGTCACATTGTAGGTTTTTATGGAAAGAGCGGGTGGTTTCTGGACTCGCTCGGGCTGTGA
- the LOC122586574 gene encoding jacalin-related lectin 19-like — protein MDSLIFFNIQQDKSMQLGPCGGNGGNHWDDGVHSGIKEITLVYSSCIDSIRVIYDNNGLPFAAGKHGGMGGTQSAQIKLKFPEEVLISVSGHYYPVVYGGGPVIRSLTFKSNQRIYGPYGVEEGTPFNLSTNGGQILGFFGTSGWFLDSLGFCLSPPKPTLFQRIQMMFREFNPLAIKNGKLKNTKRLERS, from the exons ATGGattcacttattttttttaacatacagCAGGATAAGAGCATGCAACTGGGACCATGTGGCGGAAATGGAGGAAATCATTGGGATGATGGAGTACACAGTGGAATTAAAGAAATCACTCTTGTCTACAGCAGTTGCATCGACTCAATCCGTGTTATATATGATAACAATGGTTTACCCTTTGCAGCTGGAAAACATGGAGGCATGGGTGGAACCCAAAGTGCTCAA aTTAAGTTGAAATTTCCGGAAGAGGTATTGATAAGTGTTAGCGGCCATTATTACCCTGTGGTATATGGCGGCGGCCCCGTGATTAGATCACTCACTTTCAAGAGCAACCAAAGGATATACGGGCCATATGGGGTTGAAGAAGGAACGCCCTTCAATTTATCGACAAACGGAGGTCagattttggggttttttggAACAAGTGGGTGGTTTCTGGACTCACTCGGGTTCTGCTTATCACCCCCTAAACCAACACTCTTCCAAAGAATCCAAATGATGTTTAGAGAATTTAACCCTCTTGCTATAAAAAATGGTAAACTTAAGAATACTAAGAGGCTCGAAAGGTCATAA
- the LOC122587260 gene encoding ESCRT-related protein CHMP1A → MGQAEKLMNQIMELKFTAKSLQRQAKKCEKDEKSEKLKVKKAIEKGNMDGARIYAENAIRKRSEQMNYLRLSSRLDAVVARLDTQAKMTTISKSMGSIVKSLESTLATGNLQKMSETMDQFEKQFVNMEVQAEFMESSMAGSTSLSTPEGEVNSLMQQVADDYGLEVSVGLPQPAGHAVASKNNEKVEEDDLTRRLAELKARG, encoded by the coding sequence ATGGGGCAAGCAGAGAAATTAATGAATCAGATCATGGAGCTCAAATTCACTGCCAAAAGCCTTCAACGCCAAGCCAAAAAGTGCGAAAAGGATGAGAAATCCGAAAAACTCAAAGTCAAAAAAGCGATCGAAAAAGGAAACATGGACGGAGCACGGATCTATGCCGAAAACGCTATCCGTAAACGTAGCGAACAGATGAATTACCTCCGGTTATCGTCTCGTCTCGATGCGGTGGTTGCTCGGCTCGATACGCAGGCGAAAATGACTACGATCAGCAAGTCGATGGGATCGATTGTGAAATCGCTTGAGAGTACACTTGCTACCGGTAATTTGCAGAAGATGAGTGAGACTATGGACCAGTTTGAGAAACAGTTTGTTAATATGGAAGTGCAGGCTGAGTTTATGGAGAGTTCGATGGCCGGAAGCACGTCGTTGAGTACGCCGGAAGGGGAGGTTAATAGTTTGATGCAGCAGGTTGCGGATGACTATGGTTTGGAGGTTTCTGTTGGACTGCCGCAGCCGGCTGGGCACGCGGTGGCCAGTAAGAATAATGAGAAGGTTGAAGAGGATGATCTCACCAGGCGCCTTGCCGAGCTTAAAGCGCGTGggtaa
- the LOC122589555 gene encoding anoctamin-like protein At1g73020 isoform X2 has product MERLKEEKAAAIYEIGVVVPKRIDEQIGEGYGYDCVEFLVNEFRKVGFIVDTVTGLHDQFLKLAAPVEILGKAAVELQLKKRTQIGVDLQFEWDESEAFTRQADGSLFSWCERFRCYNHMIYGIVNKSESTIILKSNCRDVRWEPAEPLVWKLEKEAIIKEVYPIHDEIKRKQLLKRWALNWRDFTNQPIDEIYDYYGAKIATYFAFLGMYTKWLCFPAAFGLLLQLVDFGSSQLFVLPFFFICIVSWAVFFFQFWKRKNSTLLARWQVCYSVGAESAYKYMDTEWSSFHSSVESIKKLGADHSKQKEKFQREEWFGRMMRFRNDAFIILSIICLQLPFELAYAHLYESIGSDLLKFGLTAVYLFAIQYFTQIGGKVSVKLIKDEKNENSEYRANSLVYKVFGLYFMQSYIGILYHAILHRNLMTLRQVIIQRLIISEVLENLIENSLPYIKYSYRKYRAVRNKKKREKWLAGRKPYFNSRVEKEYFKPKYSASIGKELEDGLFDEFLELALQFGMIMMFACAFPPAFAFAAVNNLTEIRADALKILGMYRRPVPRVAATIGAWLNIFQYVYTIGRGIGTSHLALQPFSSWNMSSSSSSLASQGLYLRNLIG; this is encoded by the exons ATGGAGagattaaaagaagaaaaggcagcAGCAATATATGAGATAGGGGTAGTAGTTCCAAAGAGGATAGATGAACAAATTGGGGAAGGATATGGTTATGATTGTGTTGAATTTCTAGTTAACGAATTCCGAAAAGTCGGTTTCATCGTCGATACAGTTACTGGCCTTCATGATCAATTCCTCAAG TTGGCAGCGCCAGTGGAAATATTGGGGAAGGCAGCTGTTGAGTTACAGTTAAAGAAAAGAACTCAAATAG GGGTGGATTTACAATTCGAATGGGATGAATCCGAGGCTTTTACCAGACAAGCTGATGGTTCATTATTCAGTTGGTGCGAGCGTTTCCGTTGCTACAATCACATGATTTATGGGATT GTTAACAAGAGTGAGTCTACTATTATATTAAAATCTAACTGCAGAGATGTTAGATGGGAGCCTGCGGAACCACTTGTGTGGAAGTTGGAAAAAGAAGCTATTATTAAAGAAGTATATCCTATCCATG ATGAGATAAAGAGAAAGCAGCTTTTAAAACGTTGGGCTCTAAACTGGCGGGACTTCACAAATCAGCCTATTGATGAGATATATGATTACTATGGAGCCAAG ATCGCAACATATTTTGCTTTTCTTGGGATGTACACAAAGTGGTTGTGTTTTCCTGCTGCGTTTGGACTTCTCTTGCAGTTGGTTGATTTTGG ATCTTCGCAGTTATTTGTGCTTCCCTTTTTCTTTATATGCATAGTTTCGTGGGCGgtcttcttcttccaattttgGAAGCGGAAGAACTCTACGCTTTTGGCCAG GTGGCAAGTCTGTTACTCAGTGGGAGCTGAGTCTGCTTATAAGTATATGGACACAGAGTGGAGTTCCTTTCATTCATCTGTAGAAtctattaaaaagttaggaGCTGATCATTCCAAGCAAAAAGAGAAGTTTCAAAGAGAAGAATGGTTTGGTCGAATGATGCGATTCAGAAATGATGCATTCATTATCTTGAGCATTATATGTCTTCAGCTTCCTTTTGAACTGGCTTATGCACATCTGTATGAGAGCATTGGATCTGATTTGTTGAA GTTTGGGCTGACGGCAGTGTACCTATTTGCGATTCAGTATTTTACACAGATTGGGGGAAAGGTGTCGGTGAAGCTAATCAAGGATGAGAAGAATGAGAACTCTGAATACAGAGCTAACAGTTTGGTTTACAAG GTGTTTGGGCTTTACTTCATGCAGTCATACATTGGAATACTCTATCATGCGATTTTGCATCGTAATCTTATGACTCTTCGTCAAGTAATTATTCAGCGGCTAATCATATCAGAG GTGCTGGAAAATCTGATAGAGAACTCACTACCCTACATCAAGTACAGCTATAGGAAATATAGAGCTGTTCG CAACAAGAAAAAAAGGGAGAAATGGCTGGCAGGCAGAAAGCCATATTTTAATTCCCGGGTAGAGAAGGAGTACTTTAAGCCCAAGTATTCTGCTAGTATTGGCAAGGAACTCGAAGATGGGCTTTTTGACG AGTTTTTGGAGTTGGCTTTGCAATTTGGGATGATTATGATGTTTGCTTGTGCATTCCCTCCTGCATTTGCTTTTGCTGCAGTG AACAATCTTACAGAAATTAGAGCAGATGCATTGAAGATTCTTGGCATGTATAGGAGACCAGTTCCCCGAGTAGCTGCGACAATAGGGGCTTGGCTCAACATATTTCAG TATGTCTATACGATAGGGAGGGGAATTGGAACATCTCACCTGGCCTTGCAGCCATTCTCATCATGGAACATGTCCTCCTCCTCATCAAGTTTGGCTTCTCAAGGATTGTACCTGAG GAACCTGATTGGGTAA
- the LOC122589555 gene encoding anoctamin-like protein At1g73020 isoform X1 — protein MERLKEEKAAAIYEIGVVVPKRIDEQIGEGYGYDCVEFLVNEFRKVGFIVDTVTGLHDQFLKLAAPVEILGKAAVELQLKKRTQIGVDLQFEWDESEAFTRQADGSLFSWCERFRCYNHMIYGIVNKSESTIILKSNCRDVRWEPAEPLVWKLEKEAIIKEVYPIHDEIKRKQLLKRWALNWRDFTNQPIDEIYDYYGAKIATYFAFLGMYTKWLCFPAAFGLLLQLVDFGSSQLFVLPFFFICIVSWAVFFFQFWKRKNSTLLARWQVCYSVGAESAYKYMDTEWSSFHSSVESIKKLGADHSKQKEKFQREEWFGRMMRFRNDAFIILSIICLQLPFELAYAHLYESIGSDLLKFGLTAVYLFAIQYFTQIGGKVSVKLIKDEKNENSEYRANSLVYKVFGLYFMQSYIGILYHAILHRNLMTLRQVIIQRLIISEVLENLIENSLPYIKYSYRKYRAVRNKKKREKWLAGRKPYFNSRVEKEYFKPKYSASIGKELEDGLFDEFLELALQFGMIMMFACAFPPAFAFAAVNNLTEIRADALKILGMYRRPVPRVAATIGAWLNIFQFLIVVSICTNCVLLVCLYDREGNWNISPGLAAILIMEHVLLLIKFGFSRIVPEEPDWVKANRMKNATQAQNMCSKQLLRNISGGRGMLVPGTQKDD, from the exons ATGGAGagattaaaagaagaaaaggcagcAGCAATATATGAGATAGGGGTAGTAGTTCCAAAGAGGATAGATGAACAAATTGGGGAAGGATATGGTTATGATTGTGTTGAATTTCTAGTTAACGAATTCCGAAAAGTCGGTTTCATCGTCGATACAGTTACTGGCCTTCATGATCAATTCCTCAAG TTGGCAGCGCCAGTGGAAATATTGGGGAAGGCAGCTGTTGAGTTACAGTTAAAGAAAAGAACTCAAATAG GGGTGGATTTACAATTCGAATGGGATGAATCCGAGGCTTTTACCAGACAAGCTGATGGTTCATTATTCAGTTGGTGCGAGCGTTTCCGTTGCTACAATCACATGATTTATGGGATT GTTAACAAGAGTGAGTCTACTATTATATTAAAATCTAACTGCAGAGATGTTAGATGGGAGCCTGCGGAACCACTTGTGTGGAAGTTGGAAAAAGAAGCTATTATTAAAGAAGTATATCCTATCCATG ATGAGATAAAGAGAAAGCAGCTTTTAAAACGTTGGGCTCTAAACTGGCGGGACTTCACAAATCAGCCTATTGATGAGATATATGATTACTATGGAGCCAAG ATCGCAACATATTTTGCTTTTCTTGGGATGTACACAAAGTGGTTGTGTTTTCCTGCTGCGTTTGGACTTCTCTTGCAGTTGGTTGATTTTGG ATCTTCGCAGTTATTTGTGCTTCCCTTTTTCTTTATATGCATAGTTTCGTGGGCGgtcttcttcttccaattttgGAAGCGGAAGAACTCTACGCTTTTGGCCAG GTGGCAAGTCTGTTACTCAGTGGGAGCTGAGTCTGCTTATAAGTATATGGACACAGAGTGGAGTTCCTTTCATTCATCTGTAGAAtctattaaaaagttaggaGCTGATCATTCCAAGCAAAAAGAGAAGTTTCAAAGAGAAGAATGGTTTGGTCGAATGATGCGATTCAGAAATGATGCATTCATTATCTTGAGCATTATATGTCTTCAGCTTCCTTTTGAACTGGCTTATGCACATCTGTATGAGAGCATTGGATCTGATTTGTTGAA GTTTGGGCTGACGGCAGTGTACCTATTTGCGATTCAGTATTTTACACAGATTGGGGGAAAGGTGTCGGTGAAGCTAATCAAGGATGAGAAGAATGAGAACTCTGAATACAGAGCTAACAGTTTGGTTTACAAG GTGTTTGGGCTTTACTTCATGCAGTCATACATTGGAATACTCTATCATGCGATTTTGCATCGTAATCTTATGACTCTTCGTCAAGTAATTATTCAGCGGCTAATCATATCAGAG GTGCTGGAAAATCTGATAGAGAACTCACTACCCTACATCAAGTACAGCTATAGGAAATATAGAGCTGTTCG CAACAAGAAAAAAAGGGAGAAATGGCTGGCAGGCAGAAAGCCATATTTTAATTCCCGGGTAGAGAAGGAGTACTTTAAGCCCAAGTATTCTGCTAGTATTGGCAAGGAACTCGAAGATGGGCTTTTTGACG AGTTTTTGGAGTTGGCTTTGCAATTTGGGATGATTATGATGTTTGCTTGTGCATTCCCTCCTGCATTTGCTTTTGCTGCAGTG AACAATCTTACAGAAATTAGAGCAGATGCATTGAAGATTCTTGGCATGTATAGGAGACCAGTTCCCCGAGTAGCTGCGACAATAGGGGCTTGGCTCAACATATTTCAG TTTTTGATCGTTGTATCAATATGTACAAACTGCGTGCTTCTAGTATGTCTATACGATAGGGAGGGGAATTGGAACATCTCACCTGGCCTTGCAGCCATTCTCATCATGGAACATGTCCTCCTCCTCATCAAGTTTGGCTTCTCAAGGATTGTACCTGAG GAACCTGATTGGGTAAAAGCAAACCGGATGAAGAATGCAACTCAAGCACAAAACATGTGTTCTAAGCAGCTTTTGAGAAATATTTCCGGTGGTAGAGGAATGCTCGTTCCAGGTACACAAAAAGATGATTAA
- the LOC122589080 gene encoding 60S ribosomal protein L28-2-like, translating into MATVPGQLIWEIVKRNNCFLVKEFGNNTQSVQFSKEPNNLYNLNSYKHSGLANKKTVTIQPAGKDQAVLLATSKTKKQGKPASLLHKSVMKKEFYRMAKAVTNQVVNNYYRPDLKKAALARLSAVNRSLKVSKSGVKKKNRQAVRIHGRK; encoded by the exons ATGGCGACAGTACCAGGGCAGCTGATATGGGAGATCGTAAAGAGAAACAACTGTTTTCTCGTGAAGGAATTTGGTAACAACACCCAAAGTGTTCAGTTCAGCAAAGAGCCCAACAATCTCTACAATCTCAACTCCTACAAACACTCTG GATTGGCAAATAAGAAGACAGTGACAATCCAGCCGGCGGGTAAGGACCAGGCGGTGTTGCTTGCAACATCTAAGACCAAGAAACAGGGAAAGCCTGCAAGTTTGCTTCACAAGTCTGTTATGAAGAAGGAGTTTTACCGCATGGCCAAGGCTGTAACTAACCAG GTGGTAAACAACTACTACAGGCCAGATTTGAAGAAGGCTGCTCTTGCTAGATTGAGTGCAGTGAACAGAAGCCTTAAGGTTTCAAAGTCTGgtgtgaagaagaagaacaGACAGGCAGTTAGGATCCATGGTAGGAAGTGA
- the LOC122587334 gene encoding NADP-specific glutamate dehydrogenase — protein MLLPVVGLGMNSAMDEMSLIQQRHHLVVRELGGEIDLEIGPGDDDPTFVHTPLIAVPPQESSADDHDENKNMAVVQLPSDDPELLKSLPAKRKKKVVKRWREEWADTYKWAYVDVKEGTTRIFCSICREYGRKHRRNPYGNEGSRNMQMSALEEHNNSLLHKEALRLQLASKDKIIADKPVYVKALMSKSAGSIVEAALKRDPNEVEFIQSVQEVIHALERVISKNSGYANTMERLLEPERTIIFRVPWVDDRGEMHVNRGFRVQFNQTLGPSRGGLRFHPLMNLSIAKFLGFQQTLRTALSPYRLGGASGGSDFDPKGKSDNEIMHFCQSYMDELYRYISPDKDLPSEEMGVGTREMGFLYGQYRRLAGHSQGSFTGPRLNWSGSSLRTEATGYGLVFFAQLMLADMNKELKGLRCVVSGSGKIAMHVLEKLMAYGALPVTVSDSKGYLVDEDGFDFVKLSFLRDIKAQHRTLRDYSKTYARAKYYDEAKPWNERCDVAFPCASQNEIDHTDAINLVNSGCRIIVEGSNMPCTPEAMDVLKGANILIAPSIAAGTGGVVAGELELKDYNLNWAPEDFESKLQEAMKQTYQRAVKAAVEFGYQKESPEALIHGAVISAFLTIASSMSEQGCV, from the exons ATGTTGCTTCCGGTTGTCGGGTTAGGGATGAATTCTGCAATGGATGAGATGAGCTTGATTCAGCAGAGGCATCATCTAGTGGTCAGAGAGCTCGGAGGAGAAATTGATCTGGAAATCGGGCCTGGGGATGATGATCCAACATTTGTTCACACCCCTCTTATTGCTGTCCCGCCGCAGGAATCTTCAGCTGATGATCATGACGAAAACAAAAATATGGCTGTTGTGCAACTTCCAAGTGATGACCCGGAACTATTAAAGTCATTACCGgctaaaagaaagaaaaaggtggtGAAAAGATGGAGAGAAGAATGGGCAGATACATACAAATGGGCATATGTTGATGTAAAAGAAGGTACAACTAGAATATTCTGTTCGATCTGCAGGGAATATGGTAGGAAGCATAGAAGAAATCCTTATGGAAATGAAGGCAGTAGAAATATGCAAATGAGTGCATTAGAAGAACATAACAACAGTTTGCTTCATAAAGAGGCTCTTCGCCTCCAATTGGCCTCTAAAGATAAGATCATTGCTGATAAGCCAGTATATGTAAAAG CTCTGATGTCAAAGTCAGCTGGATCTATTGTTGAAGCTGCCTTAAAAAGGGATCCTAATGAAGTTGAGTTCATACAGTCTGTGCAAGAAGTTATTCATGCCCTTGAAAGAGTTATTTCTAAGAACTCAGG CTATGCCAATACCATGGAGCGGTTGTTAGAGCCTGAGCGTACGATTATTTTCCGAGTTCCGTGGGTTGATGATAGAGGTGAAATGCATGTTAATAGAGGGTTCAGGGTCCAATTCAACCAGACGTTGGGTCCAAGTAGGGGAGGCCTTCGTTTCCACCCACTAATGAACTTAAGCATTGCCAAGTTCCTTGGTTTTCAGCAG ACATTAAGGACTGCGTTATCTCCTTATCGACTTGGAGGAGCATCCGGTGGAAGTGATTTTGATCCAAAAGGAAAAAGTGACAACGAG ATTATGCACTTCTGCCAGAGCTATATGGATGAGTTGTATCGCTACATTAGTCCCGATAAG GATCTTCCTTCAGAGGAGATGGGTGTTGGCACTCGTGAAATGGGTTTTCTCTATGGTCAATATAGACGCCTGGCTGGGCATTCTCAG GGAAGTTTTACAGGTCCAAGACTTAACTGGTCTGGTTCCAGCCTGCGTACCGAAGCAACTGGTTATGGATTG GTTTTCTTTGCACAACTTATGCTTGCAGACATGAACAAAGAACTCAAAGGACTAAG ATGCGTGGTTAGTGGGTCCGGAAAGATAGCAATGCATGTATTAGAGAAGCTTATGGCATATGGTGCCCTTCCCGTAACCGTATCAG ATTCGAAAGGTTATTTGGTAGATGAGGACGGATTTGATTTCGTGAAACTATCTTTCCTGAGAGACATCAAAGCGCAACATAGGACTTTAAG AGATTATTCAAAGACCTATGCTCGTGCAAAGTACTATGATGAAGCAAAGCCTTGGAATGAAAGGTGTGATGTTGCTTTTCCTTGTGCTTCACAAAATGAAATTGATCATACTGATGCCATTAACTTGGTTAATTCGGGATGCCGTATAATTGTTGAAG GTTCAAATATGCCATGTACTCCTGAAGCAATGGATGTTTTGAAGGGGGCGAATATTCTCATTGCTCCTTCCATAGCAGCTGGCACTGGAGGG GTCGTTGCTGGTGAGCTTGAGCTAAAAGACTACAATCTGAACTGGGCACCTGAGGACTTCGAGTCTAAACTACAG GAAGCAATGAAACAGACATACCAACGAGCTGTCAAAGCAGCAGTCGAATTTGGCTATCAGAAAGAGTCTCCTGA GGCTTTGATACACGGGGCAGTCATCTCTGCATTTCTGACCATTGCCAGCAGTATGTCAGAACAAGGATGTGTGTAA